The following is a genomic window from Syntrophorhabdaceae bacterium.
GGTACGGTCTATGACGTGGTCGCGTCCGGCGCCAAGGGAGACGCCGACCTGCTCAGAGAGTATCACGACCTCTCCCGCCGAATGGGCAGGGGTGAAGAAGAGGGACTGCTTAAGAAACTCGAGAAGGTGCAACACCAGATAGAGGCCTCCGGTGCATGGCACTACCATCAGAGGGTGGAAGACGAAATCGGGCGGGCAGGGGTAGACGGGGATGCCCAATTCGCCCATCTCTCGGCGGGGCTCAAGCGCAGAGTCTTTCTTGCAAGGGCATTGGTGAACGATCCCGACCTTCTTCTCCTGGACGAGCCCACCAACCACCTCGACATCTCTTCTATTGTCCGTCTGGAGGATTTCCTGCTCAAGTACGACAGGACGCTCGTCTTCGTGACCCACGACCGGGCTTTCCTCCAGAGGCTCGCGACGCGTATCGTGGAGATCGACCGGGGCCGGCTTGTTTCATTCGCCTGCGACTACAAAACCTTTCTCGAGAGGCGACAGGCGCTCCTGGCAGCCGAAGAGAGGCGATGGGGAGAATTCGACAAAAAACTGGCCAAAGAAGAAACCTGGATCAGGCAGGGGATACGGGCCCGCCGTACCCGTAATGAAGGCAGGGTCAGGGCCCTTTTTGACATGCGGCGCGAGCGGGCTGCCCGCCAGGAACAGACGGAGGTCTCCAGGCTTGCGATCCAGGAGGCCGAACGAAGCGGCCGCATCGTGGCCCAGGCCAAAAATATCTCTTTCGCATGGGGTGAAAAAGAGATAATTCATGCCTTTTCCACCACCCTCATCCGGCGTGACAGGGTCGGTATTATGGGACCTAATGGCTCGGGCAAGACTACCCTGCTCAGGCTCCTTCTCGGAGACCTTCTTCCAAATGAAGGGGAAGTACGCCTGGGAACGGGACTCAAAGTTGCCTATTTCGATCAGCTCCGGGCCACCCTGGATGAAAATAAAACACTTCGAGAGAACGTTGCCGACGGTAATGATACGGTGGCCTCAGGTGAAGGGTCGCGCCATGTGGTCGGTTATCTCCAGGACTTCCTCTTTTCGCCGGAGCGGATCATGTCCCCGGTCAGCTCCCTCTCGGGCGGAGAGCGCAACCGCCTTCTCCTTGCAAAGCTCTTTGCCGTGCCTTCGAATATCCTTGTTCTCGACGAACCGACGAACGATCTTGACGCGGAGACGCTCGAGTTGCTGGAAGAGAGGCTTATGGAATACAAGGGTACGGTGCTCGTGGTGAGCCATGACCGGGAGTTCCTCAACAACGTCGTCACCTCGACCATCGTATTCGAAGGCGACGGGCAACTTGAAGAATACGTGGGTGGATACGACGATTGGCTGCGGCAACGGAAAAGCCCTGCCCCGGAGATCACCCCGTTAAAGGATGAGAAGCCGAAGAGTAAGAGGACTCCGAAGGAGAAGCAGAAGCTCTCCTATAAGGAGAGCAAGGAGCTCGACGCATTGCCGCCGCTTATAGAGACGCTGGAAGAGGAGAAAGTTCGCCTTCAGACCACCCTCAGCTCGCCGGAATTCTATGCCGGCCGTGACATGGCGAAGATAAACTCGGCAAATGACCGGCTTAAGAGATTGGAAGAGGAGCTTGATGAAGCCTACCGCAGGTGGGAGGAGCTCGATACGCTGGCAGGAAGATTGGGCGGCGAGACGCGGTAATATCCCGCGGTCCCGCGCCGCTGACCGTGCATGCGGTTACAGCTTTATTTCCTTAAGCCGTTTTATCGCCTCTCCAATACGCTCTTCATTGATGGTCAGGGATATCCGGAAATAACCTTCCCCCTCATCCCCGAAGCCGCTGCCCGGGGTAACGACGATGCCCGTCTCTTCGATGAGCTTCTCGCAAAAATCGGCCGATGTGTAACCCTGCGGGACCGTTGCCCAGATGTAGAAGGTGGCTTTGGGCTTTTCGACCTTGATGCCTGCGGAAAGAAGCCCTTCGACCACGAGGTCCCTTCTCTTCTGGAATATGCGCTTCATCTCGCCGACAGATGACTGGTCTCCTGTGAGGGCCTCTATTCCTGCATACTGGATCGCCTGAAATACCCCGGAATCGATATTGGTTTTCAGTTTTCCAAGGTTATAGATGCCTTCTTTGCTGCCCACGGCGAATCCTATTCTCCACCCGGTCATGCAGTAGGTTTTCGACAGGGAGTGAAATTCCACGGTATGCTTCTTCTCCATATCGAATTCGAGCGCGCTCCTCGGATTGTACCCGTCATAGGCGATCTCGCTGTAGGCTGCGTCATGGCAAAGGAGGATATCGTATTTTTTCGCGACCTCAAGGGCCTCTTCATAGAAGGCGTCGTCGGCGCAGGCGCCCGTGGGATTATTCGGATAATTGATGAAAAGGAGCTTGGCCTTGCGGAGCACGTCCTCGGGGATGAGATCGAACCTGGGAAGATACCTGTTCTCTTCCTTGAGAGGCATGATGTAAGGTGTTCCGCCGGCAAGAAGGGTCTGGATCTTATAGACGGGATAGCCGGGAGAGGGAATGAGGGCTACATCCCCCTTTTCAATATAAGCCCAGGGTATGTGGGCAATCCCTTCTTTTGAGCCTATAAGGGTGACCACTTCCGTCTCGGGATTGAGAGTCACCCCGAAGCGGGTGAGATACCAATCGGCAACGGCTTTGCGGAATTGGGGCATCCCTTCGTAGCTGGGGTATTGGTGGTTCTTCGGGTCTTCCACCGCCTCTTTCATCCGGTCGATGATATGTGCGGGGGTAGGGATGTCCGGATCACCGATACCGAAATCTATGAGGTCAATCCCCCTGCTCCGTGCTTCCGCCTTCTTCTTGTCTATCCGGGCAAAAAGGTAAGGGGGAATTTTTTCCACTCGTGATGCGGGTCTGGTCATGATACGCGCTCCTCAGTAAATTTTTCCCTATTCATGTAATGTTTTTTGAAACCAAAGTAAAGGATTTTTTAGGGCGGTGAAACCCCGGCGCGTCGCCTTCAGGCCCGGGAAGGATGATTTTATTTGAAACCGAACCGGGTATATGCAAAAATAAGGCACGTGGACCCCTTCCTGAAGAGCATACCTCATGATTTTCCCCTCACCGAAAGGCCCTATAAAGAAATGGGGGATATACTCGGAGTAAGCGAGGAAGAGGTGATCTCGCGCCTGAAGGAGCTTAGAAGTAAAGGGACCTTGAGAAGGGTGGCGGCCGTTCTTTACCACCGTAAGGCCAGTTACACCCATAATGCGATGGTGGTCTGGAAAGTGGATGAAAAGGATGTGGAGAGGACGGGCGCCATTATGGCGTCGTTTCCCGAAGTGAGCCACTGCTACGAGAGGGACGGAGGAGGTTTTTGGGATTATAATCTCTATACCATGATTCACGGGAAGAATATGGAAGCCTGCATCGACGTGGTAAGAAGGATTTCGGAGAAGACAGGGGTCCATGAGTATGAGATATTCGTGAGCAAGAGGGAATTCAAGAAAACCTCTCTTTCCGCGGATGATTTCCCCGGAGAGTGAAGACAAATAAAAAGACGCCCGGCTGCAAAGGGCGGATGAAGGAATATGAAACACGATAAATCAAAAGCTTATTATGAAAAGGCATGCCGGCTTATGCCGGGCGGTGTGAACAGCCCGGTACGCGCCTTTTTTTCGGTGAAAGAGAGCCCCTTTTACGTCAGGAACGCAAAAGGCCCTTTTCTTTATGATGTGGACGGAAACAGATACCTCGACTACGTGGCATCGTGGGGTGCGATCATCCTCGGCCATGCCCATGATGGACTGATAGAGGAGGTAAGAGCCGCCCTCGAAGAGGGGACCAGCTTCGGGGCTTGCCATCCCTACGAAGTGGAGATGGCGGAGATTCTTACCAACGCCTTTCCCGGGATGGAAATGGTAAGGCTGGTAAGCTCCGGCACGGAAGCGACCATGAGTGCGATCCGTCTTGCACGAGGGTATACCGGTAAGAGTGGTATTATCAAGTTCAGGGGATGTTACCACGGCCACGGGGACAGCCTTCTGGTCAAGGCAGGCTCGGGCCTCGCTACTCTCGGGGTGCCGGATAGCGCGGGGGTCCCCATGGACCTTGCCGGGCATACTTATGTGGCCGATTTTAACCATGTCGAGTCGCTTGTTCGTATCGTGGAAGAAAAGGGCGACGAGATCGGCGGCATTATCATGGAGCCCATTATGGGCAATATGGGGGTCATCCTGCCGCAACGGGCTTTTTTGGATGCAATCAAAAATATATGCGCTGCCCGCGGCATGCTCCTCATCTGTGACGAAGTGATCACCGGTTTCAGGGTTGCCTACGGCGGGGCCCAGCACCTTTACGGGATTGATCCGGACCTTACGTGTCTCGGAAAGATTATAGGCGGAGGTTTCCCTATAGGCGCCTTTGGGGGTAAAAGGGAGATCATGGAGCGGTTGGCCCCCCTTGGGGATGTATATCAGGCAGGGACCCTTTCCGGAAACCCCATAGCCGTCCGGGCGGGCATCTGGGTGCTCAACTACCTGCGGGAGCATGGTCCGTATGATGCTTTACGCGACAAAGTCCTGTTTTTGAAAGAGCGGATCACGGAGATTGCGCGGGAGACAGGGATAGACTATACGGTGAATGGCATAACCGGCATGTTTACAGGATTTTTCTCCGCCCGGGAGGTACACGATTACGAGACGGCGGTTTCGTCGGATAGAGTGCTCTACGAGCGTTTTTTTAAGGCCATGCTCGGGAAAGGACTTTTTTTCGCGCCCAGCCCCTTTGAGGCCTCTTTTGTCACCCTCGCTCACGGTGAAGAGGAGCTGGCCATGACGGTGAGGGCCTTTCAACAAGTATTCAGGAGCTTAAAAAGATAATGAAAATATTATGATAAGAATGCCGAGAGCAGTAGTGTACGTGGATATGGGCGCCCTTGAGGAGAACTATCGCGCTGTCAGAGATTTCCTGCCTTCCCAGGTGAAGGTGCTTGGAGTCGTCAAGGCCGATGCGTACGGCCACGGGGCCGTCGAGACGGCACGGAGGCTCGAAGAGAAGGATATCGATTATCTCGGGGTAGCCACAATCGATGAGGGCATAGAACTGAGAGAGAGCAACATCGGGTTGCCCATACTGGTAATGAGCGGTCTTTTCCCCTGGGACGACATAGGGCCGGTGATCAGAAACCGGCTCACCCCCGTAGTCCATGACTTTGCCACTCTTGAACGGATCTCGGAGGAGTCGAGACGGTTCGAGGAGTCCCTGAACATTCACCTTAAGGTCGATACAGGCATGGGCCGCCTGGGTTTTTCCCCCGATGATTGCTCTTTTCTTGCCGAGCGGGTAAAAGAGACGGATGGGGTCGTCGTGGAGGGTTTCATGAGCCACTTCTCCTCCTCAGAGACCCGTGATGAGATCGGCATGAAACAGATCGACATCTTCAACCGGGCCCTCGACACCCTTCGGGAAGGCGGGGTGGAGCCTGAGATCGTTCACATGGCGAACAGCGGAGCCCTCACTACCTATCCCGAGGCATATTTCTCCATGGTGCGGGTGGGGATCAATCTTTACGGCTCCTATTCGGGAAAAGAATCGACCGGAAAGATCCCGTTGCGCCAGGTTATGAAATTCGCGTCGAGAATCGCCTTTCTCAGGGATTTTCCGGAGGGCGTCCCCTTGAGTTATGGAGGGACCTACACGACCAAAAAACATACCCGTATCGCTTACGTGCCCGTGGGATATGCAGACGGATACCCAAGAGTCCTGTCGAACAAGGGCGAGGTACTGATTCACGACAGGAGGTGCGCCATCGTGGGCAGGATTTGCATGGACTGGCTCCTTGCGGACGTGACATACCTCGAAGACGTGGAGATGGGGGACGAGGTGACGATCCTGGGTCACGGTGAAACCCAGGTGATTACCGCCGACGAGATTGCCGGGAATGCGGGCACTATACCGTATGAGGTACTCTGTAACATTTCAAAAAGGGTGATGAGAGTTTACGTCTGAGGGGATCCCGGACTGCCGTTGCCCTCTTTCCCTCGCCTTCGGTGTCTGGTGAAGAAACTTATGATCACGGGAAGTATGCTCAAAAGGGCGAGGAGTGCGAAAGCGCTGAGGATCTGGGGGGAAAAGACGTCCCGGGCTGAATTGAGCAACGCGAGCCTGCTGCCCGCATAGGAATAAACGAAGTCGCCCGGGAGTATGCCCACCGAGGTGGTCCATATAAAGGTGCTGAGGGGAATCCGGGTGAGCCCTGCCAGGATATTTATAAGGAAAAAGGGGAAGACCGGAATCAACCGGATCGTGAGGAGGTAATTCCTGCCCCGGGCAGTCATCTCTTCATTGAATTTTCTGAGCTGTTTTTCGTATCTCTTCTGCAGCCAGTCTCCGAGAATATATTTCGTCACGAGGAAGGCCGCGGCTGCGCCGACAGTTGCCCCTATATTAACATAGATTGCCGCGGGAATGACGCCGAAGAGGAATCCCCCTGCCAGGGTCAGGACCACCGCCCCGGGGATGGAGAGTGCGGTCGCCACCGCATAGGCAAGGATATAGGCAAAGGGGGCGGCAACAGGGCGGGCCTGTACATAGGAAAGGATTAAATCGCGGTGAGTCCTCAGGTTTTCGAAAGTGAGGTAATCGCTCACCCCTGAGATCTTTATTGCCGCTGCCGCGGCTACAAGGAGGGCGAGGAGTATGATTTTTTTCTGAGCGCCGGTCATAGCCATAGGATAATCTCCCTTATGCCAGGACCTCCCGGGCATGCTTCTTTATGCAGGCAATGGTGCGGGAGCAGCCGGACGGCCCATCTCCGTGGCGCTCGTAAAGGTCCCGCAGATCTGTCACCGTGTCCATATCGCTCCTTATCGGGAGGGCGCGGAACCTGCATCCCTGTTCCAAAAAGAGGCGCATAGTCCTTTCATATACCTGATCCGTTCCCCATTCGATCCCTTGAAAAGCGGAAGGAGAGAACCCCTCCGGGGTGAAGCCTATGAGGTAGTACCCTCCGTCCATGGCGGGGCCGATTACGCCGTCACAGGTTTTGAGAACCGAGAAGGCTTCTTCTACGAGATCGGCCGTGAGATCGGGGATGTCGCTTCCTACAAGCACAACCCGTGAATAGCCTTCCCGGAAGAGGTCCAGGAAAAGGTTCTTCATCCTCTCCCCGAGATCGCTCCCTCTCTGCTCCATGAGCGGTATGCCCGTGCCGATCCACTCTTCCACCGATTCTTGCGATCCCGAAGGGGTGAAGGCGACTACCCGGGGATGGGCTATCGATCCCAAAGCGTGAAGGATATCAGCGACAAAGCAGCGGTAAAGGGTTTCGGCAAGCCCCTTCCCGAGCTTCTCGGCCAGGCGGGATTTTACATTGCCGTACCGGGGGTCTTTGACCATGATGACGATGATCTCATCCTTCATATTCGAATATAATACCTCGTTCACGGGCGGCGCGCCCTTTCTTCCTTCCGGCCGTTCCGATAGAATCGCGCCAGTGTCTCAGGAGCGGCGCCGAGGATGTAGGAAGCCCGGAGGATCCAATTGCGGATCACGCAGCTCATAAGGCCCTCCTCTTCCCACCTCCTGGCCGAAGTACGCACCTTTGAGGGCAGAAGTGCAATCCGGTCGCCCCTTACCCGTATCCTCTTCATCAGCTCCACGTCCTCCATGATCGGAATATCCCTGAAGCCGCCGATCTCATCAAAGTAGCGTTTCCTCATAAATATAGCCTGATCCCCGAAGGGCACCCTTGAGACGCGGCAACGGACAAAGGCCCCCCACTCGATGATCCGAAAAGAGAGGCGGGGGGAATCTATGCCCAACCGGAATGCCCCGGCTTTGTACCCCGGATTATCCATAATCTTGCACACCCAGGAAAATGCGTTCGCAGGAAGGTATGTATCCGCGTGGAGGAAGAGGAGAATATCCCCCCTTGCACGCGCCGCGCCCGAATTCATCTGGGGTCCCCTGCCGCGGGGAGAGAATACCCGGGTCACCTTTTCGTCGGTGATCGACCGAAGGGTCTCCCCTTCGGGGTCGCCGTCGGCTATTATAATCTCACACAGGTTATCGCGATCGATCTCGCGCACATGGGCGATGACGCGATTGATCCTGTGGGCTTCACGGAGTACGGGAATAATGACTGAGACGTGCGGTCCGGCAGGCGGGTCATGGTTTATCATGGGCGCCTGCCGTACGGAAAACCTTATCTTGATTCTCTTCTGCGAAGGGTGACGTAGGAGAATCTCTCCTTGAACGCAGCGGGGCTCATATTTGCCGTCAGGGCGAGGCGCGCGAGGTGGGGCTCTTCGAAATCTTCCTTTTCCAGTCTGATCATATATTTTCGCGCAACTTCATAGGTTTCGGAATCGATATCGACTTTCCGAACCTTGATATTTCCCCTTGCATCGACCATTTCCACAAACGGAACGGGTATGATGCGCCCCTCGTATTCGACGATCATCGCCGCGGTGCCTCCTCTTAAGAGGTATCGGATCGCTCCATAGCCCAGATTTCTGGTATAATCTATATCGAATGGTATGGGCGGGGCAGCTCTCAGCTCGTATCCGATATTCTTTTCCACCACCGTCACGTTGATGCCCATCTCTTTCAGGTCGTTCATGACGAGCCGCTTCAGGATTCTCTCGATCTGGAGTTCCGGAAGCCTCACCCTCCCTACTTTATCCCGCTCCACGTCGGGAAGGTCGCTCAGCTCGTCGAGCCTGCATTTCTCCGCAATGCCTTCGGCGAGCACGACCACTCCATGGTCTTTCTTCATTGAAAGCCGCTTTATGATAGACCCCACGAGAATGTCCACAAACTTCTGGAGAGGGACGTCATCTTCGGAGAATTCTTCCGGTATGAGGCACATAGTGGCGCCCGAAGCCTTCGCCATGCCGAGAGCGAGGTGGCCCGTGTGTCTGCCCATGGTAGTGACGAAATACCATCGCCCCATGGTGCGTGCATCTTCCATGATGTTGTTCACTATCTTCACCCCGAGGTGCCTTGCAGTCTGGAACCCGAAAGTGGAAAAACCACCGGGCATGGGAATGTCGTTGTCAATGGTTTTAGGGGCATGAACTACATTTATTGAGCCCCGACCCTCCCTCTCGATCCAGTTCGCCATAAAAAGGGTGCCTTCACCGCCAATGGTGATGAGGTTCCTTATGCCGATCTGTTTGAGGGTGCTCATGAGGGTTTTAAATTTTTTCTTCGCGTCCTCCGGCGCATCACGCGAGGTCCTGAGGATGGACCCGCCCGTCGTGTGCAGCCTCGACACGAAGTCTATGGTAAGGGGCATGATCGATTCCCGGTTGCCTGCAAAAAGACCCGAAAAACCGCCCATGATCCCTACTACCTTCTTGCCGTGATTGATCGCTTCGATTGTAGCCGCGCTTATTACTCCGTTGATGCCGGGCGCCGGCCCGCCTCCCACTACAATGCCTACCATGTCTTTATCCATAGGACATTTTTGCATCATTCTCGTTCCTTTTGCAATACTTTTTTATCGTCCCCTGAGGCAAGACCATTGATTTTGCGGAATCAAACGGGTTAGGTTGTGACATGATGAAAATAGGCTTTCACGTCTCGGTCTCCAAGGGGTTTGATTCGACTTTAAGAGAGGCCGAAAGGCTCGGGTGCGAGGCGGTCCAGATATTTGTGAAAAACCCCCGGTCCTGGGCGGGCAAAACGCTCAGGGATGAGGAGATAGAGGCTTTCAAGAGACTTTCAGAAAAGATGCCCGTTTTCGCGCACCTCTCTTATCTGCCGAACCTTGCTCAGACAGACGCAGAGGCCAGGCACATGCAAGGCCTCCTCAACGAGCTGGAGTTGTGCCGCAGGTTGGGCATCGGCTCAATGGTTGTCCACTGCGGCTCAAGGGAGGACAAGAAGAAGGGTGTGGAAATCGTCGCGGAGACCCTGAACCGGGCTTTGGATAAGTTCGACATTCAGATCCTGCTGGAGACGGCGGCGGGCCAGGGCAATGCCATCGGGTCGAGAATTCCCGAGCTGGCGGCCATACATGATAAAGTGGAAAGGAAAGAAACGGTCGCCCTCTGCCTCGATACGTCCCATATGTTCGAGTCCGGCTATGACTTGCGCTCCCAAAAGGCGTGGAACGACATCATCAGGTCCGTCGGGCAATACATGGGGAAAGAGAAGATCGGCCTCTTTCACCTTAACGACTCGAAGACGGACCTCGGGAGCCGGGTAGATCGCCACTGGCATATAGGAGAAGGCAAAATAGGAACCCGGACCTTCGGTTTTATTCTCAAGGACAAAAGATTTGCCGGTCTATGCGGGGTCATGGAGACCCCTAAGACCGGCTCTATGGACGAAATAAATATGAGGACTATGAAATCCTTACTTTCTCCGCTGATGTCTCGTTCGTTTGCGTAATTTCCTGTATTTGTGTTTCCTGATCTTCTTTTTTCTCCATTTTAAAACACTTCCCATTACTCACCTCATTCTTTTATGGAAAACTGCTTTCCCGCTTCAGATATAATCGAAGACGATTAAACATAACCTTCATTTCGATTTTTTGCAAGGATATAATGATATGAATTGCCACATTTGCACCCATAAAAGGCCTGCTCCTCCATTTAGGGAATCGCGAGAGTAGACCAATGGCGCCGGGATTGCGGGAAAGATGAGATAGGGGGACCCAGACCTTCTTTCAAGCCCTTTCCTGCAGGATTATGTTGAAAGGCACCGGGAAACCAGCTATAATAGAACCCACGCGCCCGTAGCTCAATTGGATAGAGCAACGGACTTCTAATCCGTAGGTTCTGAGTTCGATTCTCGGCGGGCGCGCATTTATCGGTTTTTTGAGATAATGATCTGTACGGTGCAAATACGCTGCAAACCTTAACCGGCTGCGACAGGGGTATGTATGCATTGGTTATGCGGTATATTTTCCACGGTCTTGCCCTTTTTCCTTCTCACCAGCCTGCTATGTGCCCAACAACAAAAAAGCGGAGTAACTTA
Proteins encoded in this region:
- the pfp gene encoding diphosphate--fructose-6-phosphate 1-phosphotransferase produces the protein MDKDMVGIVVGGGPAPGINGVISAATIEAINHGKKVVGIMGGFSGLFAGNRESIMPLTIDFVSRLHTTGGSILRTSRDAPEDAKKKFKTLMSTLKQIGIRNLITIGGEGTLFMANWIEREGRGSINVVHAPKTIDNDIPMPGGFSTFGFQTARHLGVKIVNNIMEDARTMGRWYFVTTMGRHTGHLALGMAKASGATMCLIPEEFSEDDVPLQKFVDILVGSIIKRLSMKKDHGVVVLAEGIAEKCRLDELSDLPDVERDKVGRVRLPELQIERILKRLVMNDLKEMGINVTVVEKNIGYELRAAPPIPFDIDYTRNLGYGAIRYLLRGGTAAMIVEYEGRIIPVPFVEMVDARGNIKVRKVDIDSETYEVARKYMIRLEKEDFEEPHLARLALTANMSPAAFKERFSYVTLRRRESR
- a CDS encoding deoxyribonuclease IV; protein product: MMKIGFHVSVSKGFDSTLREAERLGCEAVQIFVKNPRSWAGKTLRDEEIEAFKRLSEKMPVFAHLSYLPNLAQTDAEARHMQGLLNELELCRRLGIGSMVVHCGSREDKKKGVEIVAETLNRALDKFDIQILLETAAGQGNAIGSRIPELAAIHDKVERKETVALCLDTSHMFESGYDLRSQKAWNDIIRSVGQYMGKEKIGLFHLNDSKTDLGSRVDRHWHIGEGKIGTRTFGFILKDKRFAGLCGVMETPKTGSMDEINMRTMKSLLSPLMSRSFA
- a CDS encoding LL-diaminopimelate aminotransferase, producing the protein MTRPASRVEKIPPYLFARIDKKKAEARSRGIDLIDFGIGDPDIPTPAHIIDRMKEAVEDPKNHQYPSYEGMPQFRKAVADWYLTRFGVTLNPETEVVTLIGSKEGIAHIPWAYIEKGDVALIPSPGYPVYKIQTLLAGGTPYIMPLKEENRYLPRFDLIPEDVLRKAKLLFINYPNNPTGACADDAFYEEALEVAKKYDILLCHDAAYSEIAYDGYNPRSALEFDMEKKHTVEFHSLSKTYCMTGWRIGFAVGSKEGIYNLGKLKTNIDSGVFQAIQYAGIEALTGDQSSVGEMKRIFQKRRDLVVEGLLSAGIKVEKPKATFYIWATVPQGYTSADFCEKLIEETGIVVTPGSGFGDEGEGYFRISLTINEERIGEAIKRLKEIKL
- a CDS encoding ATP-binding cassette domain-containing protein, encoding MLLGRIDDVSISFGGAHLLDRVSLQLEAGERIGLLGRNGSGKSTLMRLLTGDVAPDEGAIVFSGDVRTAILPQDVPQGLTGTVYDVVASGAKGDADLLREYHDLSRRMGRGEEEGLLKKLEKVQHQIEASGAWHYHQRVEDEIGRAGVDGDAQFAHLSAGLKRRVFLARALVNDPDLLLLDEPTNHLDISSIVRLEDFLLKYDRTLVFVTHDRAFLQRLATRIVEIDRGRLVSFACDYKTFLERRQALLAAEERRWGEFDKKLAKEETWIRQGIRARRTRNEGRVRALFDMRRERAARQEQTEVSRLAIQEAERSGRIVAQAKNISFAWGEKEIIHAFSTTLIRRDRVGIMGPNGSGKTTLLRLLLGDLLPNEGEVRLGTGLKVAYFDQLRATLDENKTLRENVADGNDTVASGEGSRHVVGYLQDFLFSPERIMSPVSSLSGGERNRLLLAKLFAVPSNILVLDEPTNDLDAETLELLEERLMEYKGTVLVVSHDREFLNNVVTSTIVFEGDGQLEEYVGGYDDWLRQRKSPAPEITPLKDEKPKSKRTPKEKQKLSYKESKELDALPPLIETLEEEKVRLQTTLSSPEFYAGRDMAKINSANDRLKRLEEELDEAYRRWEELDTLAGRLGGETR
- the hemL gene encoding glutamate-1-semialdehyde 2,1-aminomutase; the protein is MKHDKSKAYYEKACRLMPGGVNSPVRAFFSVKESPFYVRNAKGPFLYDVDGNRYLDYVASWGAIILGHAHDGLIEEVRAALEEGTSFGACHPYEVEMAEILTNAFPGMEMVRLVSSGTEATMSAIRLARGYTGKSGIIKFRGCYHGHGDSLLVKAGSGLATLGVPDSAGVPMDLAGHTYVADFNHVESLVRIVEEKGDEIGGIIMEPIMGNMGVILPQRAFLDAIKNICAARGMLLICDEVITGFRVAYGGAQHLYGIDPDLTCLGKIIGGGFPIGAFGGKREIMERLAPLGDVYQAGTLSGNPIAVRAGIWVLNYLREHGPYDALRDKVLFLKERITEIARETGIDYTVNGITGMFTGFFSAREVHDYETAVSSDRVLYERFFKAMLGKGLFFAPSPFEASFVTLAHGEEELAMTVRAFQQVFRSLKR
- a CDS encoding TIGR04283 family arsenosugar biosynthesis glycosyltransferase translates to MINHDPPAGPHVSVIIPVLREAHRINRVIAHVREIDRDNLCEIIIADGDPEGETLRSITDEKVTRVFSPRGRGPQMNSGAARARGDILLFLHADTYLPANAFSWVCKIMDNPGYKAGAFRLGIDSPRLSFRIIEWGAFVRCRVSRVPFGDQAIFMRKRYFDEIGGFRDIPIMEDVELMKRIRVRGDRIALLPSKVRTSARRWEEEGLMSCVIRNWILRASYILGAAPETLARFYRNGRKEERARRP
- the alr gene encoding alanine racemase, which gives rise to MIRMPRAVVYVDMGALEENYRAVRDFLPSQVKVLGVVKADAYGHGAVETARRLEEKDIDYLGVATIDEGIELRESNIGLPILVMSGLFPWDDIGPVIRNRLTPVVHDFATLERISEESRRFEESLNIHLKVDTGMGRLGFSPDDCSFLAERVKETDGVVVEGFMSHFSSSETRDEIGMKQIDIFNRALDTLREGGVEPEIVHMANSGALTTYPEAYFSMVRVGINLYGSYSGKESTGKIPLRQVMKFASRIAFLRDFPEGVPLSYGGTYTTKKHTRIAYVPVGYADGYPRVLSNKGEVLIHDRRCAIVGRICMDWLLADVTYLEDVEMGDEVTILGHGETQVITADEIAGNAGTIPYEVLCNISKRVMRVYV
- a CDS encoding aurora kinase A-interacting protein, whose product is MGSVLKWRKKKIRKHKYRKLRKRTRHQRRK
- a CDS encoding TIGR04282 family arsenosugar biosynthesis glycosyltransferase — its product is MNEVLYSNMKDEIIVIMVKDPRYGNVKSRLAEKLGKGLAETLYRCFVADILHALGSIAHPRVVAFTPSGSQESVEEWIGTGIPLMEQRGSDLGERMKNLFLDLFREGYSRVVLVGSDIPDLTADLVEEAFSVLKTCDGVIGPAMDGGYYLIGFTPEGFSPSAFQGIEWGTDQVYERTMRLFLEQGCRFRALPIRSDMDTVTDLRDLYERHGDGPSGCSRTIACIKKHAREVLA
- a CDS encoding TVP38/TMEM64 family protein, whose translation is MAMTGAQKKIILLALLVAAAAAIKISGVSDYLTFENLRTHRDLILSYVQARPVAAPFAYILAYAVATALSIPGAVVLTLAGGFLFGVIPAAIYVNIGATVGAAAAFLVTKYILGDWLQKRYEKQLRKFNEEMTARGRNYLLTIRLIPVFPFFLINILAGLTRIPLSTFIWTTSVGILPGDFVYSYAGSRLALLNSARDVFSPQILSAFALLALLSILPVIISFFTRHRRRGKEGNGSPGSPQT